A window from Leptospira meyeri encodes these proteins:
- a CDS encoding TolC family protein, translating into MKSKFKQSLLALLCPFGMFFSFVLEADPTRDPFESLHGPNIYSQDYINQQPGVLTLEELLKSVEKSYPLVLAAEKLLSEAEYNYLAAEGAFDLQFKSMGTTKPMGYYTNNAADAMFEKPTPLGGTSFFAGYRIGRGTFPVYDGKRETNDHGEIRAGAIFPLMRNREIDKNRADIKKADLDRRLSELSIQKLKIEVIKEATKRYWKWVASGQEYLVNKDLLALAKNRQNQITERIKLGDIPKMEGTENDRAILQRESQFVSAEREMQKAAIDLSLFLRAPDGNLILPTTNRLPIGFPKPIDYKKVELEKSIKLAWKYRPELQDFEFKRDKVRVDQDMGYNSLKPQVDLVVAGSQDFGPGSVTRAKPELEASLILNLPIQTKRPRGMIGAAEAKIAQLDQELQFSKDKIKTEVQDSISEVIASAKRVIVTQNEVELARKLEEMERERFALGDSTLLFVNIREQTSAEAAVREIKALYDHHVAIAHFQASTASILQISPFP; encoded by the coding sequence CAGGATTATATCAACCAACAACCCGGTGTTCTTACCTTAGAGGAACTTTTAAAATCTGTCGAAAAATCTTATCCACTAGTTCTTGCTGCAGAAAAACTTTTATCAGAGGCCGAATACAATTACCTCGCAGCAGAAGGTGCATTTGACTTACAGTTTAAATCTATGGGAACCACAAAACCAATGGGATATTATACAAACAATGCAGCCGACGCAATGTTTGAAAAACCAACACCACTTGGTGGAACGTCTTTTTTTGCTGGTTACCGGATTGGTCGAGGAACCTTTCCCGTTTACGATGGAAAAAGAGAAACCAATGACCATGGAGAGATTCGGGCAGGTGCCATCTTTCCCCTGATGCGCAATCGTGAGATTGATAAAAACAGAGCCGATATCAAAAAAGCAGACCTCGACCGCAGACTTTCAGAACTCTCCATTCAAAAATTAAAAATCGAAGTTATCAAAGAAGCCACGAAACGGTATTGGAAATGGGTCGCCAGTGGCCAAGAATATTTAGTCAACAAAGACTTATTAGCATTAGCAAAAAACAGACAAAATCAAATTACCGAAAGAATCAAGTTAGGTGACATTCCAAAAATGGAAGGAACCGAAAACGATCGCGCCATTTTACAAAGAGAATCACAATTTGTTTCTGCAGAACGAGAGATGCAAAAAGCGGCCATCGATTTGTCTTTATTCCTGCGTGCACCTGATGGAAATTTAATCCTTCCGACAACAAACAGATTGCCTATCGGATTTCCCAAACCCATCGATTATAAAAAAGTTGAATTAGAAAAAAGTATCAAACTAGCTTGGAAGTATCGACCTGAATTACAAGACTTTGAATTCAAACGAGACAAAGTCCGCGTAGACCAAGATATGGGTTATAACTCGTTAAAACCACAAGTGGATTTGGTGGTTGCTGGATCACAAGACTTTGGACCAGGTTCTGTAACAAGAGCCAAACCAGAGCTTGAAGCCTCTCTCATCCTCAACCTTCCCATCCAAACCAAAAGACCAAGAGGAATGATTGGAGCCGCCGAAGCAAAGATTGCCCAACTTGACCAAGAACTACAGTTCTCAAAAGATAAAATCAAAACCGAAGTACAAGACTCAATTTCAGAGGTGATTGCCTCGGCAAAACGTGTAATCGTTACTCAAAATGAAGTGGAATTAGCAAGAAAGTTAGAAGAGATGGAACGTGAACGGTTTGCCCTCGGTGACTCTACTCTTCTATTCGTGAATATTAGAGAACAGACAAGTGCCGAAGCAGCCGTCCGAGAAATTAAGGCATTGTACGATCATCATGTAGCCATTGCCCATTTCCAAGCATCTACAGCTTCCATTTTGCAAATTTCTCCTTTTCCATAG
- a CDS encoding cation:proton antiporter, which yields MHGEESLLQDIGLSIIFATVLSHIARVLKQPLILGYIIGGAMLGKEMGFELVTNEASIELISEIGLILLLFIIGLEINLAELAKMGKAMFTLGILQFTLSVAFVYSVFPFFGLPIGSEKFDLLYIAVALSLSSTLIVVKLLQDKVEINTLSGKLTVGVLVFQDIWAILFMGVQPNLNNPEILKILSSVGIIVLLIAFSFSVSRYVLAKLYKACASSPELILLTSIMWCFLVCGIAGEAGLSKEMGALVAGMSIAAFPYGADVISKLIGIRDFFVTLFFVALGLKVPLPSLEVIGLSAAIIALMLFVRMITIAPVIIKLNKGVRNGFLTALNLAQISEFSLVILALGAGFEHITPKLQAVILTSTIIASVLSTYIIMFNHNIAATFERLLARVGISDQAEESGKEDKASHGGHGGHGDGMVRDIIVLGYFRIARAFVEYLEDLSPSLIKRIIIADYNPAFKDELTNKGFQWAYADLAHPDSLSHIGLHDASMVICTISDSFLKGTNNNRLLSTLSKLAPNAKIILTSDEPGEAKKLVADGAQKVIIPGVITGEFLYDYISRGMRNNEREVS from the coding sequence ATGCACGGGGAAGAGTCACTATTACAAGACATTGGTCTCAGTATTATTTTCGCAACAGTCTTAAGTCACATCGCAAGAGTACTCAAACAACCGTTAATTTTAGGTTATATTATCGGTGGGGCCATGCTCGGTAAAGAGATGGGGTTTGAACTTGTCACGAACGAAGCTAGTATCGAACTCATATCAGAAATCGGACTCATCTTATTACTTTTTATCATCGGATTAGAAATCAATTTGGCTGAACTCGCAAAAATGGGTAAGGCCATGTTCACCTTGGGAATCCTTCAATTCACTCTTTCCGTCGCTTTTGTGTATTCTGTGTTTCCTTTTTTTGGTCTTCCCATTGGTTCAGAAAAGTTTGACCTTCTTTATATTGCCGTCGCACTCTCACTTAGTTCTACGTTGATCGTAGTTAAGTTATTACAAGATAAGGTAGAGATCAATACTCTCTCAGGAAAATTGACCGTAGGGGTTTTGGTTTTCCAAGACATTTGGGCCATTTTGTTTATGGGGGTCCAACCCAACTTAAACAATCCCGAAATATTAAAAATTCTATCTTCTGTTGGAATCATCGTTTTACTCATTGCTTTTAGTTTTAGTGTCAGCCGATATGTATTAGCCAAGTTATACAAAGCTTGTGCGAGTAGCCCAGAACTAATCCTTCTAACATCAATTATGTGGTGTTTTCTCGTTTGTGGGATCGCAGGAGAAGCTGGACTTTCCAAAGAAATGGGTGCTCTCGTTGCCGGCATGAGTATCGCCGCTTTCCCTTATGGTGCAGATGTCATTTCCAAACTGATTGGAATTCGCGACTTCTTTGTTACCCTCTTCTTTGTGGCTCTTGGTCTTAAAGTTCCGCTTCCAAGTTTAGAAGTTATCGGATTATCTGCGGCTATCATTGCTCTTATGTTATTTGTGAGGATGATAACCATCGCCCCTGTCATTATCAAACTCAACAAAGGAGTTCGAAACGGATTTCTAACTGCACTCAACCTCGCTCAAATTTCAGAATTCTCACTCGTAATTTTAGCATTAGGTGCTGGATTCGAACACATCACTCCGAAACTGCAAGCTGTGATTTTAACTTCAACCATCATTGCATCAGTTCTCTCCACATATATCATTATGTTCAACCATAACATAGCGGCGACCTTCGAAAGATTACTCGCTCGTGTTGGTATCTCTGACCAAGCAGAAGAATCCGGAAAAGAAGATAAAGCAAGTCATGGGGGGCATGGAGGACACGGCGACGGGATGGTGCGAGACATCATCGTCCTTGGATATTTTCGAATCGCTCGTGCCTTTGTGGAATACTTAGAAGACCTTTCTCCTTCTCTTATCAAACGAATCATCATTGCTGATTACAATCCTGCTTTTAAAGATGAACTCACAAACAAAGGATTCCAGTGGGCTTATGCCGACCTTGCCCATCCCGATTCTTTATCCCATATTGGCCTTCACGATGCTTCCATGGTCATTTGTACCATTTCTGATTCTTTTTTAAAAGGAACCAATAACAACCGTTTGCTTTCTACTCTTAGCAAACTCGCACCGAACGCAAAAATCATTCTCACGAGTGACGAACCTGGGGAAGCTAAAAAGTTAGTTGCTGATGGAGCTCAAAAAGTCATCATCCCAGGTGTCATTACCGGAGAATTTTTGTATGACTATATTTCTCGAGGGATGAGAAATAATGAAAGAGAAGTTTCATAA
- the kdsB gene encoding 3-deoxy-manno-octulosonate cytidylyltransferase, which produces MSDQILGVIPARFASTRFPGKPLALIGTKPMIQWTYHHASLSKSIHRLVVATDDRRIHDTVISFGGESVFTSPDHPTGTDRIIEVAEKFPNYGIIVNIQGDEPGMEPNLIEGVLALKTKHRNWEMTTAAVPFTASEDPKDPNKVKVVFDRNARANYFSRSPIPASFKGEATYHRHLGIYAYEREFLMKYNHLPASDWETVESLEQLRALQNGSTIGVYLSDKANLGVDSPADLEVVIRDFKEKGLI; this is translated from the coding sequence ATGTCCGACCAAATCCTCGGTGTGATCCCTGCGAGGTTCGCGAGCACAAGATTCCCTGGAAAACCACTGGCCCTCATTGGCACAAAACCAATGATCCAGTGGACTTACCACCACGCTTCCCTTTCTAAATCAATCCACCGTTTGGTGGTCGCCACAGATGACAGAAGAATTCATGATACAGTGATATCTTTTGGTGGTGAATCTGTATTCACAAGTCCCGACCATCCAACCGGCACGGATCGAATCATTGAAGTTGCCGAAAAATTTCCCAACTACGGAATTATTGTGAATATCCAAGGGGATGAACCTGGAATGGAACCAAACCTCATTGAAGGTGTATTGGCTTTAAAAACCAAACATAGAAATTGGGAAATGACTACGGCCGCTGTTCCCTTTACCGCCTCTGAAGATCCAAAAGACCCTAACAAAGTAAAGGTGGTCTTTGACAGAAACGCACGTGCCAATTACTTTTCTCGTTCTCCGATTCCCGCTTCCTTTAAAGGAGAAGCAACATACCACAGGCATTTAGGTATTTATGCTTACGAAAGAGAATTTTTAATGAAGTACAACCATTTACCTGCTTCCGATTGGGAAACGGTTGAATCGTTAGAACAACTTCGCGCTCTGCAGAATGGATCGACAATTGGAGTTTATCTTTCTGATAAAGCAAACTTGGGAGTGGATTCACCAGCTGATTTAGAAGTGGTGATTCGAGATTTTAAAGAGAAGGGTTTGATTTAG
- a CDS encoding flagellar basal body-associated FliL family protein, whose translation MGDREVDEEEGGLAEGSTASTGMSPIVKWLLYIAAAIFGIIIVTVISMFVAQKTATSVFKQQKNISLVKAPPPLEVYTFQEEFRVNTSDVGESHFVKLKMSLGFESGQPALSAELAARVAQMQNIINLVIARKTKDDLKSITNQLDLREEIKAHLNHILTNGKIKEVYFTEFLVN comes from the coding sequence ATGGGTGACCGTGAAGTAGATGAAGAAGAAGGTGGGTTAGCCGAAGGTAGTACCGCCTCCACAGGGATGTCCCCCATTGTAAAATGGTTATTGTACATTGCTGCTGCCATTTTCGGGATTATCATTGTAACCGTTATATCAATGTTTGTTGCGCAAAAAACGGCAACAAGTGTGTTCAAACAACAAAAGAATATTTCTCTTGTGAAAGCTCCCCCTCCTTTGGAAGTTTACACATTTCAGGAAGAATTTAGAGTGAATACTTCTGACGTTGGTGAATCACACTTTGTTAAGTTAAAGATGTCTCTTGGGTTTGAATCGGGACAACCTGCTCTTTCTGCGGAACTAGCAGCACGTGTGGCTCAAATGCAAAACATCATTAACCTTGTCATTGCACGTAAAACAAAAGACGATTTAAAATCCATTACTAACCAATTGGATTTACGTGAGGAAATCAAAGCCCACTTAAATCATATTTTGACCAATGGAAAAATCAAAGAAGTTTACTTTACCGAGTTCTTGGTAAACTAG
- the motB gene encoding flagellar motor protein MotB: protein MASKKEKCPECIQKVPEFMATYGDMVTLLLCFFILLYTTGKTDAKEMQIILSAFKSTTGFFTGGQTLSKGSLEEMGMQIESLPSQVVGRNLSKSKKDAQEVFKPEVEAGKVRISENERGLVISLVGADYFYPGSAILTPAIRETLRKAAGLIKGLERFVRVEGHSDDDAVNPVNRPGREEREYINNWDLAGARAVNATVFMINSEEIEPSWFQAVSFGSYRPLVLENEGTPEAKAFNRRVDIIILTEKSTKRAPGESKYGLPDTRLPNTETNVEGEF, encoded by the coding sequence ATGGCGTCTAAAAAAGAAAAATGTCCTGAGTGCATCCAGAAAGTTCCCGAGTTCATGGCGACTTACGGGGACATGGTGACACTTCTCCTTTGTTTCTTTATCCTTTTGTATACAACAGGGAAAACAGATGCAAAGGAAATGCAGATCATTTTATCTGCGTTCAAATCCACTACAGGATTTTTCACTGGGGGACAAACACTATCCAAAGGATCTTTGGAAGAGATGGGAATGCAAATTGAGTCCCTTCCTTCCCAAGTGGTAGGACGTAACCTTTCCAAATCAAAAAAAGATGCTCAAGAAGTGTTTAAACCAGAAGTAGAAGCAGGAAAAGTTCGAATTTCGGAAAACGAAAGAGGGCTTGTGATTTCTCTTGTGGGTGCTGATTATTTTTATCCAGGATCTGCCATCCTTACACCTGCCATTCGAGAGACTTTGCGAAAAGCAGCAGGCCTTATCAAAGGACTCGAACGATTTGTCCGAGTGGAAGGACATAGTGATGATGATGCTGTCAATCCTGTAAACCGTCCTGGTCGTGAAGAACGTGAATATATTAATAACTGGGATTTGGCGGGAGCAAGGGCAGTGAATGCTACCGTCTTTATGATCAATTCAGAAGAAATTGAACCTAGTTGGTTCCAGGCAGTAAGTTTTGGATCCTACAGACCTCTTGTATTGGAAAATGAAGGTACTCCGGAAGCTAAAGCTTTCAACCGAAGAGTGGATATCATCATCCTAACCGAGAAGTCTACCAAACGAGCACCAGGGGAAAGTAAATACGGACTCCCTGACACTCGTTTACCGAACACTGAAACAAATGTAGAAGGAGAATTTTAA
- a CDS encoding motility protein A, giving the protein MDIATVIGLALGAALMLLGVVSGGLALTDLIDIPSVMITFGGAAAATIISFPWTSTIGVGAVTKKAFQNPPSDLPGLITTLVSFSEKARREGLLALEDDINELPEEFLKKGIQLVVDGTDPELVRNIMETEIGNTATRHAYGRSWWDAYAGFAPGFGMLGTLVGLVGMLKNLGGGDASAIGQGMATALITTLYGSLAQNLFAAPIVRKLTRRSEDELVIKQVMVEGTLSIQSGDNPRIVKEKLASFLTPAERTALKDDGD; this is encoded by the coding sequence ATGGATATAGCTACAGTCATTGGTTTGGCCCTAGGTGCGGCCTTGATGTTACTAGGGGTTGTCTCGGGGGGTCTTGCGCTCACCGACCTTATCGACATTCCCTCGGTGATGATTACATTTGGTGGGGCAGCTGCCGCCACGATCATTTCCTTTCCTTGGACATCTACCATTGGAGTGGGAGCTGTTACCAAAAAAGCCTTCCAAAACCCTCCCTCAGATTTACCTGGACTCATCACGACACTAGTTAGTTTTTCTGAAAAAGCTCGTCGTGAAGGTTTACTTGCCTTAGAAGATGATATCAACGAACTACCAGAAGAATTTTTAAAGAAGGGAATCCAACTCGTAGTGGATGGAACTGACCCTGAACTGGTTCGAAATATTATGGAAACCGAAATTGGGAACACAGCCACAAGACATGCTTATGGACGTTCTTGGTGGGATGCTTACGCTGGTTTTGCGCCAGGGTTCGGAATGCTTGGGACCCTTGTGGGTCTTGTGGGGATGTTAAAGAACTTAGGTGGTGGTGATGCGAGTGCCATCGGACAAGGTATGGCGACAGCCCTTATTACGACATTATACGGATCACTTGCACAGAACTTATTTGCTGCACCGATTGTGAGAAAACTCACCAGACGATCTGAAGATGAACTTGTGATCAAACAAGTGATGGTGGAAGGAACTTTATCGATTCAATCTGGGGACAACCCAAGGATTGTAAAAGAAAAATTGGCGAGTTTCTTAACTCCTGCAGAACGAACTGCACTGAAAGACGACGGAGATTAA
- a CDS encoding flagellar FlbD family protein, with protein MVILHRLKGAEFVLNADLIETIEANPDTIITLVNEKKFIVQEPVAEVVEKVIAYQTRIHNLPRVSERRPEET; from the coding sequence TTGGTCATTTTACATCGACTCAAAGGTGCGGAATTTGTTCTCAATGCAGATTTGATTGAGACCATCGAAGCAAATCCGGATACGATCATCACTCTTGTGAATGAGAAAAAATTCATTGTACAAGAGCCTGTTGCGGAAGTTGTGGAAAAGGTAATCGCTTACCAAACAAGAATCCATAATCTCCCTCGAGTGAGTGAAAGAAGGCCTGAGGAAACATAA
- a CDS encoding glycosyltransferase encodes MKVAIIHDWLTGMRGGEIVLDSLLKAFPEADLFTLFYSKGKLNERIENRKITTAFTNNLPFKEKYYRYYLPVFPTAIESLDLKGYDVVISSSHCVAKGVIPHPDTFHLSYIHSPMRYVWDMYYDYFPGRKGFKFFLLQSIANYLRTWDAASSNRVDYFTCNSHFVGRRIQKYYRRDYKIVYPPCLPQDFRVHDVSKDDYYLMVSAFAPYKKIDLAIEAFRENGKPLILVGGGQEEGKLVKNLPKNILWKKGLPRTEVIELYKKARGFIFPGMEDFGITPVESQAYATPVIAYGKGGALESVKEDRTGVFFKEQTVKSLNEAIQRAEKIHFKRGDFQNSINRFTEEKFVSEIRKVVDRHK; translated from the coding sequence ATGAAAGTTGCAATTATACATGATTGGCTCACCGGTATGCGCGGTGGTGAAATCGTACTCGATAGTTTATTAAAAGCATTTCCAGAAGCGGATTTATTTACTCTTTTTTATTCCAAAGGGAAACTAAACGAAAGGATTGAAAATCGAAAGATCACAACAGCTTTTACAAACAATCTTCCTTTCAAAGAAAAGTATTATCGTTATTATTTACCAGTTTTCCCCACTGCGATTGAATCATTGGATTTAAAAGGGTATGATGTGGTGATTAGCTCTTCCCACTGTGTGGCCAAAGGAGTCATCCCTCATCCCGATACCTTCCATTTAAGTTATATCCATAGCCCTATGCGGTATGTTTGGGATATGTATTATGATTATTTTCCCGGCAGAAAGGGATTTAAGTTTTTTCTTTTACAATCCATTGCCAACTATCTTCGTACTTGGGATGCGGCTTCTTCCAACCGCGTGGATTATTTTACATGTAACTCGCATTTTGTGGGAAGGCGTATCCAAAAGTATTACCGTCGTGATTATAAAATTGTGTATCCGCCCTGTTTACCCCAAGACTTCCGAGTTCACGATGTTTCCAAAGATGATTATTATCTGATGGTTTCCGCCTTTGCTCCTTATAAAAAAATTGATCTTGCTATTGAAGCCTTCCGAGAAAATGGAAAACCTCTGATCCTTGTAGGTGGGGGCCAAGAAGAGGGGAAACTCGTCAAAAACCTTCCCAAAAATATCCTTTGGAAAAAGGGACTCCCTCGAACGGAAGTGATCGAACTTTACAAAAAAGCTCGTGGGTTTATCTTTCCGGGGATGGAAGACTTTGGGATCACTCCTGTCGAATCGCAGGCCTATGCCACTCCCGTCATTGCCTACGGGAAGGGAGGTGCTTTGGAGTCAGTCAAGGAAGACAGAACTGGGGTATTTTTCAAAGAACAGACGGTAAAATCCTTAAACGAGGCCATCCAAAGGGCCGAAAAGATCCATTTCAAACGTGGGGATTTCCAAAATTCCATCAATCGATTTACGGAAGAAAAATTCGTAAGCGAAATTCGAAAGGTAGTCGATAGACATAAATAG
- a CDS encoding MlaD family protein, with product MKSKKLSKESLTGIVFFSILVFAFFTTVIEPDRPAKKYPYRLSLFYSRIDGIKEGTEVRILGIQKGYVAHIDSRPLMDVPDRRFLDHNIDHAIELHIALEDPLTLWDNYEVDFQTITLFSGRIININPGSSDGKRPFFKPTFREGEKSPDYLPSARYFDDFFKATSATMEENRTDLRQITLDFRSISDKLNHTEGTIPKLIGSTEMYDELLATVKDAETIGKEGRRYMESSRNLENTMPIPFLITASYYGRTTPITGRRIGPQE from the coding sequence GTGAAATCAAAAAAGTTATCAAAGGAATCCCTCACTGGGATCGTTTTTTTTTCTATTTTGGTCTTTGCTTTTTTCACTACAGTCATTGAGCCAGATCGACCCGCAAAAAAATACCCTTATCGGTTATCTTTATTTTATTCTCGCATTGATGGAATCAAAGAAGGAACCGAGGTTCGAATTTTAGGAATCCAAAAAGGTTATGTTGCACATATCGATTCTAGGCCACTGATGGATGTTCCCGATCGTCGGTTCCTCGACCATAACATAGATCATGCGATAGAACTTCACATTGCTTTAGAAGACCCGTTAACCCTTTGGGATAACTATGAAGTGGATTTTCAAACCATTACTTTGTTTTCAGGAAGGATCATTAATATCAACCCTGGTAGTTCAGATGGGAAACGTCCATTTTTTAAACCTACGTTCCGTGAAGGAGAAAAATCACCCGACTATTTGCCTTCTGCTCGCTATTTTGATGATTTTTTCAAAGCCACTTCCGCCACGATGGAAGAAAATCGGACAGACCTCAGACAAATCACATTGGATTTTCGTTCCATCTCCGATAAATTAAATCATACAGAAGGAACAATTCCCAAATTAATTGGGAGTACAGAAATGTATGATGAACTTCTTGCGACTGTGAAAGACGCAGAAACCATTGGAAAAGAAGGAAGACGTTATATGGAAAGTTCACGGAATTTAGAGAACACCATGCCGATTCCATTTTTAATCACAGCATCGTATTACGGACGTACAACGCCAATTACGGGAAGAAGGATTGGACCACAAGAATAA
- a CDS encoding zinc-binding dehydrogenase has translation MKAVTILKYDESEPQLELREKEVPTPKENEVRIKIHLSPINPSDLMFIRGLYGFKKKAPVSAGFEASGIVDAVGSAIKTLTVGMNVSCVAPQNDGSWAEYMITTEDNCLPLVDGVSLDEGSSFFVNPMTAWAMVSKCSKEGHPAMIQTAAASALGKMVVRLCKERGIPLINIVRKKEQEDNLLEIGAENILNSTSPNYQKDLFKISKKLNATYAIDAVAGETAQSLVECMPYGSKVVCYGALSEKPFAVNSGIILFQNKKIEGFWLSSWIYEIGLEEFQKQAKEAQKFLKTVFQTKINKRFKFEEYKEGLEFYKQHMTEGKVVFGP, from the coding sequence ATGAAAGCAGTCACCATCCTCAAATACGACGAATCCGAACCTCAATTGGAACTCCGTGAAAAAGAAGTTCCCACACCGAAAGAGAACGAAGTCAGGATCAAAATCCACCTTTCGCCGATCAATCCTTCTGATCTGATGTTCATCCGTGGACTGTATGGATTCAAAAAAAAAGCACCAGTCTCTGCAGGATTTGAAGCCAGCGGAATTGTTGATGCTGTGGGAAGTGCCATCAAAACTTTAACAGTAGGAATGAACGTATCTTGCGTGGCACCGCAAAATGACGGATCTTGGGCCGAGTACATGATCACTACGGAAGACAACTGTTTGCCGTTAGTTGATGGAGTGAGCCTCGATGAAGGATCTAGCTTTTTTGTAAATCCAATGACTGCTTGGGCCATGGTTTCCAAATGTTCGAAAGAAGGTCATCCCGCCATGATCCAAACGGCTGCTGCCAGTGCTTTGGGTAAAATGGTAGTCCGACTTTGTAAAGAACGTGGAATCCCACTCATTAATATTGTGCGAAAAAAAGAACAAGAAGATAACCTTTTAGAAATTGGTGCAGAAAACATTCTAAACTCCACCTCTCCTAACTACCAAAAAGATTTATTCAAAATCTCAAAAAAACTAAATGCCACTTACGCCATCGATGCAGTGGCAGGGGAAACAGCACAGTCACTTGTGGAATGTATGCCTTATGGATCTAAGGTAGTTTGTTATGGAGCCTTATCCGAAAAACCATTTGCAGTGAATTCTGGGATCATACTTTTCCAAAACAAAAAGATCGAAGGGTTTTGGTTGTCTTCCTGGATTTATGAAATTGGTTTAGAAGAATTTCAGAAACAAGCCAAAGAAGCCCAAAAATTTTTAAAAACCGTTTTCCAAACTAAAATCAACAAACGCTTCAAGTTTGAAGAATATAAAGAAGGTTTGGAATTTTACAAACAACATATGACCGAAGGGAAGGTAGTATTTGGTCCGTAG
- a CDS encoding LIC13255 family lipoprotein, whose product MKFFDLGIFALLFSIGTNFQCIQNRDDLFYSPQEGNQKIFESYALKNSSCGANKLPGALVLGRVKIDELKLCFKAIELTDCNTWNTEGYLPDSCKAISTSFR is encoded by the coding sequence ATGAAATTTTTCGACCTTGGGATTTTTGCCCTTCTATTTAGCATTGGAACCAACTTTCAATGCATTCAAAATCGAGATGATTTGTTTTATTCCCCACAAGAAGGAAACCAAAAGATTTTTGAATCCTATGCTTTAAAAAATTCATCCTGCGGGGCAAACAAACTTCCTGGTGCATTGGTGCTTGGCAGAGTTAAAATTGACGAATTAAAACTTTGTTTTAAGGCAATCGAACTGACAGACTGTAACACATGGAATACGGAAGGTTATCTTCCTGACTCCTGCAAAGCAATTAGTACGAGTTTTCGATAG
- a CDS encoding acyl-CoA desaturase: protein MNSSSTVEPVVKEQAPLLFLILFFLVQATVLTVFTVPFSWSLVGVALGSYFLRMFGITAAYHRYFSHASFKTSRVFQFVLAWIGAMSMQKGPLWWAAHHRNHHKYSDTEKDIHSPSRKGFWYSHMFWFLRNDYNDYEAKLIPDFYKYPELRFIDRHHWIAPLSYAVLLYLVGGWAWLVYGYAVSTFFLGHATWTINSLSHVYGSVRYDSRDTSKNNFWLALITMGEGWHNNHHYYCSSVNQGFYWYEVDVSYYILKILSWFGVVWDLKKPPKKVLDEGIIRDREQKATKQLLKESKQSSKIKNKAEVLSI, encoded by the coding sequence ATGAATTCTTCGTCTACCGTTGAGCCAGTTGTCAAAGAACAGGCTCCTTTGCTTTTTCTAATTTTGTTCTTTTTGGTCCAGGCTACGGTTCTTACCGTTTTCACTGTTCCCTTTTCTTGGTCTCTGGTGGGGGTTGCCCTTGGATCCTATTTCCTTCGAATGTTTGGAATCACTGCCGCTTACCATCGTTATTTTTCTCATGCTTCCTTTAAAACATCCCGAGTGTTTCAATTTGTTTTGGCTTGGATTGGGGCTATGTCCATGCAAAAAGGTCCCCTCTGGTGGGCGGCTCACCATAGAAACCACCATAAGTATTCGGATACGGAAAAAGACATCCATTCTCCCAGCCGAAAGGGATTTTGGTATTCGCACATGTTTTGGTTTTTGCGGAACGATTACAACGATTATGAAGCCAAACTCATTCCTGATTTTTATAAATATCCTGAGTTACGTTTTATAGATCGTCACCATTGGATAGCGCCATTGTCTTATGCCGTCTTACTCTATTTAGTGGGTGGATGGGCTTGGCTCGTTTATGGATATGCAGTTTCTACTTTCTTTTTAGGCCATGCTACTTGGACGATCAATTCTCTTTCCCATGTGTATGGTTCGGTGCGGTATGACTCACGCGACACTAGTAAAAATAATTTTTGGTTAGCTCTTATCACGATGGGAGAAGGTTGGCATAACAACCACCACTATTACTGTTCATCGGTAAACCAAGGTTTCTACTGGTATGAAGTGGATGTCTCTTATTATATTTTAAAAATACTCAGTTGGTTTGGAGTTGTTTGGGATTTAAAAAAACCACCAAAAAAAGTTTTGGATGAGGGTATCATCCGTGATCGCGAACAAAAAGCAACAAAACAACTATTAAAAGAATCGAAACAATCTTCTAAGATCAAAAATAAAGCAGAAGTATTGTCTATTTAA